Part of the Acropora palmata chromosome 10, jaAcrPala1.3, whole genome shotgun sequence genome, GGCGAATCATTCTGTCTAGTCTTACGGCTAGGACAGCAGCCGACAATTCCAACCGTGGAATAGTGATAGCCTTCAGCGGCGCCGACCTCGACTTCGCCATCACCAGGGAACAGCGAACGTCACCAAGCTCGTTGACTAGACGGATATATATAACCCAGTTCTGAAGCGTCTGAGAAATGGTGAAGTTCGCAGGACTCAATCGTCGAAAACTCTGCGGGCTTGAAGCAACGTTCCACTCGAAATCTCTGAGCCACTCCTTCCATTTCACGAGGTCGCTATCGAGAATGTGATCGTCCCATTTCAGCTTCTTCCGACAAAGTTCTTGAAGAATGATTTTCGCTTGTAGGACGTAGGGACTGACAAACCCGAGGGGGTCGTAGACGGAGCTCACAATTGAAAGGATACCGCGACGCGTTGGTGGCTTGTCCTTTGCTGCGATCTTGAAGGTGAATTTGTCGTGGTTCACGTTCCACTGGACGCCAAGCGCTTGCTCTGTCAAGACGTCGCCGAAATCTAGAATCTTGACCGAAGTTGCTCTCTTGGTCTCAGGAATGGACTTTAATACTTCCTTGTCGTTGGAGAGCCACTTAGTGAGTCGAAAGCCTCCCTTAGCAAGAAGGTCGCTCAGATCGCCGGCTAGCTTCACCGCTTCTTCGGTGGTGGCTACTGATTTCAAGCAGTCGTCGACGTAGAAATTCTTTAGGACGGTTTCGACTGCTTGAGAATTGCCTTCCGTGGCGTTATCCTTAGCGGTTTTCTTTAGCGCGAAATTTGCGCAACTGGGAGAGGAAGTTGCTCCGAATAGGTGCATGGTCATTTGGAACTCTTCGGGGCTAGAATTGAAATTGCCATCTGGCCACCAAAGAAAACGTAGATAACTTCTATCACGGGTACGAACACGCACTTGATGGAACATGGCCTCAACATCAGACATTAATGCTACGCGTTCTTGCCAAAAGCGTGACAGGACACCAACGAGAGACTGAGTGAGGTCCAGCCCCTGTAAAAGCTGGTCATTAAGCGATGTTCCACGCCATTTGGCCGCACAGTCGAAGACCACTCTGAGCTTCCCTGGCTTCTGAGGGTGGTACACGGGATGGTGAGGAAGGTACCATCGAGCTGTGGAGGGGTTTGGTTCTTCCCTTGGCACTGGTCTTGCATGACCCTTCTCGATGAGGTCTTCCATAAAACATTTGTACTTTTCATGCGTTGTGGAATCTCTCGCCAACCTGCGCTTAAGCAGATGAAGTCGATGTTCTGCCATGGGCCTGTTATCTTCCAGACGGGGTGGATCTGATTTCCACGGTAGGGCGATCTCGTAATGATTCTCCTACAGCTGTGCAGTTTCCTCCATTACACTGAGCGCCCTGAGGTCGTTTCTGGACATTGCTAAGTCGTTATCCGCTGAATCGTTAAATTCGAGGTTACAAAATCTCTCGAACTGCTGACTCAGCGCCGCGTCAGCTTTCACAAAGTTCGCGTATAACCCTTCTCTATCGCTTAATCTTCCTAACAGACCATTCACCGTCCACCCCAAGAGAGTCTTAGTAGCGTAAGGACCTCCATGCTCACCGACTCTTATCTCCCTTGGTTGCAGCACTTGCGGCACATTGCTTCCGATAAGCAGACCGATCTCCGCGTCAATGGCTGGCACCTCGACTCCATTTAAATGTGGCCAACGGTCGATATCTTCACGAGTGGCTATATCCTCCTTATTAACAGGGAGACTGGGCATGGAGTAGACCGAAGATATTTCTATCATGTTTTCTTCGTTCAGGTCGAATACTTGTAAGTCAACAAGAGAGCACCGTACGGACTCGTTTGTTCCTCTCAGCGTGGTTAGCGAAATCTTTGATTGCCTTCCCTCGAGGCCAAGTCTGTTCAGGAGTTGTTTGGTGCAAAACGATGCGTTGGAGCCGTTATCGAGGAAGGTAGATCTTTCGACCACTGCGGGATTCCCAGGTGACTTCACCTTGACCGGAAGAATTGCGAGACCTATCGCGGAGGAAATAGTGGACTTTGACGACATGTTGACAAAACTACTCACAGCGGTTTCTGAATGAGGTAAATCTGGTTGAGATAACGCCATATCACTTGAATCCGCGATTGTACCTGCGCTCTGGCTTTGGCTATTTGTCGTTGGCTTGGGATGTAGGAAGGTGGAATGCTTTGCTCTGCAGCCTTCTACTTTGCAGAAACTGTCCTTCGGACATCTACGGGCGAAATGACCGATGGTCAAGCAGTTATTGCACAAGCTCTTGTCTTTGACGATTCTTAGCCTGTCTTCTAGGGACTTCCCTCTAAACTCCCTGCAACGAGCTAACCAGTGATTGGATTTACAAAGAGGGCACTTTGGCTCGGTTGTGTTAGCGCCGTTAGCGTCTCTAGAGGCGCGGTCGACTTGAGTCCCATAGCTTGCTGCCCTGAATCCTCCGAAGCCATTCGAACGCTTGCCTGGGCCCTTAATCTGAGCATTTTTCTCTGGCTCACTAATTTTGCCGAAGATCGGGTGGCTAACTGCTCTTGCCTTGGCGTTGACAAACTTCGTGATGTCTTCTATGGTCGCTTCTCTATCTTGAACTTGCGTTATATTGTCGACGACATCATGCCATTTCAAACGCATGCTGTAAGGAAGCTTCCCGATGATCTTCTTAAGACTATCTGGGTTGTCGAGCTTACTCAGATACCCAAGTTCCTTGAAAGTGTTTGTGCAACTTATGTCACCTCCTATTAACTTGGGGGATTCTAATGGTTCActaaaaaacattaaaaactctccttttttataaaaaaaaaatcgagagTTGCTCTTCAGCCCCAAACTGTTGGAACTTTGAAAGGAGTCTTCTCTTTAGTACGGTAGGTCCGACATATTTCCACCGTTGTCGGAGCGCATCTCCTCAGGGGGACCTCGCCTGGCGATAAACCGACGCATAGCGTTGAGAAATGAGTCGGTGTCCAAGGAATTGGCTACCTCAATGTGGACCGCGCGAACTGTTAGACAGGTGAAAAGAACACCGTATCTCTTGACACTGCTCCTGCCATGCTTTACCTGAAATGGCCCGAAGCAGTCGACCCCAACGTAAGTAAATGGTGGTCGCGATGGCGTCACATGATCGAGGGGAAGGCTTGCCATCTTTTGCTGGGAGGGTGATGCTCGTCCCTTCTTGCAATAGAAACAAAGTCTTGTAACTTGTTTGACAGCTGCTCGGGCGTTGATGGGCCAAAACTTCTCTCTCATCAAGGAGAGGGTGTATTCAGTGCCTGAATGACCGGACAAGCTGTGATAGTGCCTGATGAAGAGGTTAACCACGTGATGCTTCCTGGGAAGGATAACTGGGTGTTTAGCATTACTGTTGATAGGAGCCTTGTGTAATCGACCTCCTACGCGAATAACACCATCGATCAACATCGGGTCTAGCTTGTAGATATTGCTGCTTCTTGGTATGACAGCCATCCTTCCTTCGACCTTACTAGCGTGTTTGAGGAACTTCAAATCCTCTCGGAAACATTGCTCTTGTACGCAGGTGACAATAGCTGCTTCAGCGTCGTCGAGCTCCTTGATGCTGAGGGGTTTGATTGGAACTGACGACGGAGGCAAACTTGCCCCCTTTCTTCGTCCGGAAACGAACTGCAACAGGTTTGCCTTATAGCGGAGAATCCAAGcgattgttttctttaattgacGCCATGAGGAATATCGCTGGAAAATCTTCGACAGTGGGTTTTCTTGTTCGGCCACTCCAGCGAGGCAAACCTTTGATTCCGTTTTCACTTCAGGATCGTTCTCGGGGATAGGGCCAAGGTCAATGGGCTGTGACGGCCAGGACTCAGGCGGTGATCTTAAAAACCTAGGCCCTCTCGTCCAGCGTAGATCGTTGATCAGCGAGTCAACGGACATTCCTCTCGATGCTTCAACGGCGGGGTTAGAGGTTGTATCGACGTAACGCCACTGTGCCTCTTGACTCTGTTCCAAAATTCTCGTCACTCTGTTGGCTACGAATGTTTGGAACCTCTTCTCCTTATTTCTTATATACCGCAGTACACAAGTGCTGTCTGTCCAGAAGGTCGAACTCTTGATAGGTGGCGTGATTTCCTGGCGAATCATTCTGTCTAGTCTTACGGCTAGGACAGCAGCCGACAATTCCAACCGTGGAATAGTGATAGCCTTCAGCGGCGCCGACCTCGACTTCGCCATCACCAGGGAACAGCGAACGTCACCAAGCTCGTTGACTAGACGGATATATATAACCCAGTTCTGAAGCGTCTGAGAAATGGTGAAGTTCGCAGGACTCAATCGTCGAAAACTCTGCGGGCTTGAAGCAACGTTCCACTCGAAATCTCTGAGCCACTCCTTCCATTTCACGAGGTCGCTATCGAGAATGTGATCGTCCCATTTCAGCTTCTTCCGACAAAGTTCTTGAAGAATGATTTTCGCTTGTAGGACGTAGGGACTGACAAACCCGAGGGGGTCGTAGACGGAGCTCACAATTGAAAGGATACCGCGACGCGTTGGTGGCTTGTCCTTTGCTGCGATCTTGAAGGTGAATTTGTCGTGGTTCACGTTCCACTGGACGCCAAGCGCTTGCTCTGTCAAGACGTCGCCGAAATCTAGAATCTTGACCGAAGTTGCTCTCTTGGTCTCAGGAATGGACTTTAATACTTCCTTGTCGTTGGAGAGCCACTTAGTGAGTCGAAAGCCTCCCTTAGCAAGAAGGTCGCTCAGATCGCCGGCTAGCTTCACCGCTTCTTCGGTGGTGGCTACTGATTTCAAGCAGTCGTCGACGTAGAAATTCTTTAGGACGGTTTCGACTGCTTGAGAATTGCCTTCCGTGGCGTTATCCTTAGCGGTTTTCTTTAGCGCGAAATTTGCGCAACTGGGAGAGGAAGTTGCTCCGAATAGGTGCATGGTCATTTGGAACTCTTCGGGGCTAGAATTGAAATTGCCATCTGGCCACCAAAGAAAACGTAGATAACTTCTATCACGGGTACGAACACGCACTTGATGGAACATGGCCTCAACATCAGACATTAATGCTACGCGTTCTTGCCAAAAGCGTGACAGGACACCAACGAGAGACTGAGTGAGGTCCAGCCCCTGTAAAAGCTGGTCATTAAGCGATGTTCCACGCCATTTGGCCGCACAGTCGAAGACCACTCTGAGCTTCCCTGGCTTCTGAGGGTGGTACACGGGATGGTGAGGAAGGTACCATCGAGCTGTGGAGGGGTTTGGTTCTTCCCTTGGCACTGGTCTTGCATGACCCTTCTCGATGAGGTCTTCCATAAAACATTTGTACTTTTCATGCGTTGTGGAATCTCTCGCCAACCTGCGCTTAAGCAGATGAAGTCGATGTTCTGCCATGGGCCTGTTATCTTCCAGACGGGGTGGATCTGATTTCCACGGTAGGGCGATCTCGTAATGATTCTCCTACAGCTGTGCAGTTTCCTCCATTACACTGAGCGCCCTGAGGTCGTTTCTGGACATTGCTAAGTCGTTATCCGCTGAATCGTTAAATTCGAGGTTACAAAATCTCTCGAACTGCTGACTCAGCGCCGCGTCAGCTTTCACAAAGTTCGCGTATAACCCTTCTCTATCGCTTAATCTTCCTAACAGACCATTCACCGTCCACCCCAAGAGAGTCTTAGTAGCGTAAGGACCTCCATGCTCACCGACTCTTATCTCCCTTGGTTGCAGCACTTGCGGCACATTGCTTCCGATAAGCAGACCGATCTCCGCGTCAATGGCTGGCACCTCGACTCCATTTAAATGTGGCCAACGGTCGATATCTTCACGAGTGGCTATATCCTCCTTATTAACAGGGAGACTGGGCATGGAGTAGACCGAAGATATTTCTATCATGTTTTCTTCGTTCAGGTCGAATACTTGTAAGTCAACAAGAGAGCACCGTACGGACTCGTTTGTTCCTCTCAGCGTGGTTAGCGAAATCTTTGATTGCCTTCCCTCGAGGCCAAGTCTGTTCAGGAGTTGTTTGGTGCAAAACGATGCGTTGGAGCCGTTATCGAGGAAGGTAGATCTTTCGACCACTGCGGGATTCCCAGGTGACTTCACCTTGACCGGAAGAATTGCGAGACCTATCGCGGAGGAAATAGTGGACTTTGACGACATGTTGACAAAACTACTCACAGCGGTTTCTGAATGAGGTAAATCTGGTTGAGATAACGCCATATCACTTGAATCCGCGATTGTACCTGCGCTCTGGCTTTGGCTATTTGTCGTTGGCTTGGGATGTAGGAAGGTGGAATGCTTTGCTCTGCAGCCTTCTACTTTGCAGAAACTGTCCTTCGGACATCTACGGACGAAATGACCGATGGTCAAGCAGTTATTGCACAAGCTCTTGTCTTTGACGATTCTTAGCCTGTCTTCTAGGGACTTCCCTCTAAACTCCCTGCAACGAGCTAACCAGTGATTGGATTTACAAAGAGGGCACTTTGGCTCGGTTGTGTTAGCGCCGTTAGCGTCTCTAGAGGCGCGGTCGACTTGAGTCCCATAGCTTGCTGCCCTGAATCCTCCGAAGCCATTCGAACGCTTGCCTGGGCCCTTAATCTGAGCATTTTTCTCTGGCTCACTAATTTTGCCGAAGATCGGGTGGCTAACTGCTCTTGCCTTGGCGTTGACAAACTTCGTGATGTCTTCTATGGTCGCTTCTCTATCTTGAACTTGCGTTATATTGTCGACGACATCATGCCATTTCAAACGCATGCTGTAAGGAAGCTTCCCGATGATCTTCTTAAGACTATCTGGGTTGTCGAGCTTACTCAGATACCCAAGTTCCTTGAAAGTGTTTGTGCAACTTATGTCACCTCCTATTAACTTGGGGGATTCTAATGGTTCActaaaaaacattaaaaactctccttttttataaaaaaaaaatcgagagTTGCTCTTCAGCCCCAAACTGTTGGAACTTTGAAAGGAGTCTTCTCTTTAGTACGGTAGGTCCGACATATTTCCACCGTTGTCGGAGCGCATCTCCTCAGGGGGACCTCGCCTGGCGATAAACCGACGCATAGCGTTGAGAAATGAGTCGGTGTCCAAGGAATTGGCTACCTCAATGTGGACCGCGCGAACTGTTAGACAGGTGAAAAGAACACCGTATCTCTTGACACTGCTCCTGCCATGCTTTACCTGAAATGGCCCGAAGCAGTCGACCCCAACGTAAGTAAATGGTGGTCGCGATGGCGTCACATGATCGAGGGGAAGGCTTGCCATCTTTTGCTGGGAGGGTGATGCTCGTCCCTTCTTGCAATAGAAACAAAGTCTTGTAACTTGTTTGACAGCTGCTCGGGCGTTGATGGGCCAAAACTTCTCTCTCATCAAGGAGAGGGTGTATTCAGTGCCTGAATGACCGGACAAGCTGTGATAGTGCCTGATGAAGAGGTTAACCACGTGATGCTTCCTGGGAAGGATAACTGGGTGTTTAGCATTACTGTTGATAGGAGCCTTGTGTAATCGACCTCCTACGCGAATAACACCATCGATCAACATCGGGTCTAGCTTGTAGATATTGCTGCTTCTTGGTATGACAGCCATCCTTCCTTCGACCTTACTAGCGTGTTTGAGGAACTTCAAATCCTCTCGGAAACATTGCTCTTGTACGCAGGTGACAATAGCTGCTTCAGCGTCGTCGAGCTCCTTGATGCTGAGGGGTTTGATTGGAACTGACGACGGAGGCAAACTTGCCCCCTTTCTTCGTCCGGAAACGAACTGCAACAGGTTTGCCTTATAGCGGAGAATCCAAGcgattgttttctttaattgacGCCATGAGGAATATCGCTGGAAAATCTTCGACAGTGGGTTTTCTTGTTCGGCCACTCCAGCGAGGCAAACCTTTGATTCCGTTTTCACTTCAGGATCGTTCTCGGGGATAGGGCCAAGGTCAATGGGCTGTGACGGCCAGGACTCAGGCGGTGATCTTAAAAACCTAGGCCCTCTCGTCCAGCGTAGATCGTTGATCAGCGAGTCAACGGACATTCCTCTCGATGCTTCAACGGCGGGGTTAGAGGTTGTATCGACGTAACGCCACTGTGCCTCTTGACTCTGTTCCAAAATTCTCGTCACTCTGTTGGCTACGAATGTTTGGAACCTCTTCTCCTTATTTCTTATATACCGCAGTACACAAGTGCTGTCTGTCCAGAAGGTCGAACTCTTGATAGGTGGCGTGATTTCCTGGCGAATCATTCTGTCTAGTCTTACGGCTAGGACAGCAGCCGACAATTCCAACCGTGGAATAGTGATAGCCTTCAGCGGCGCCGACCTCGACTTCGCCATCACCAGGGAACAGCGAACGTCACCAAGCTCGTTGACTAGACGGATATATATAACCCAGTTCTGAAGCGTCTGAGAAATGGTGAAGTTCGCAGGACTCAATCGTCGAAAACTCTGCGGGCTTGAAGCAACGTTCCACTCGAAATCTCTGAGCCACTCCTTCCATTTCACGAGGTCGCTATCGAGAATGTGATCGTCCCATTTCAGCTTCTTCCGACAAAGTTCTTGAAGAATGATTTTCGCTTGTAGGACGTAGGGACTGACAAACCCGAGGGGGTCGTAGACGGAGCTCACAATTGAAAGGATACCGCGACGCGTTGGTGGCTTGTCCTTTGCTGCGATCTTGAAGGTGAATTTGTCGTGGTTCACGTTCCACTGGACGCCAAGCGCTTGCTCTGTCAAGACGTCGCCGAAATCTAGAATCTTGACCGAAGTTGCTCTCTTGGTCTCAGGAATGGACTTTAATACTTCCTTGTCGTTGGAGAGCCACTTAGTGAGTCGAAAGCCTCCCTTAGCAAGAAGGTCGCTCAGATCGCCGGCTAGCTTCACCGCTTCTTCGGTGGTGGCTACTGATTTCAAGCAGTCGTCGACGTAGAAATTCTTTAGGACGGTTTCGACTGCTTGAGAATTGCCTTCCGTGGCGTTATCCTTAGCGGTTTTCTTTAGCGCGAAATTTGCGCAACTGGGAGAGGAAGTTGCTCCGAATAGGTGCATGGTCATTTGGAACTCTTCGGGGCTAGAATTGAAATTGCCATCTGGCCACCAAAGAAAACGTAGATAACTTCTATCACGGGTACGAACACGCACTTGATGGAACATGGCCTCAACATCAGACATTAATGCTACGCGTTCTTGCCAAAAGCGTGACAGGACACCAACGAGAGACTGAGTGAGGTCCAGCCCCTGTAAAAGCTGGTCATTAAGCGATGTTCCACGCCATTTGGCCGCACAGTCGAAGACCACTCTGAGCTTCCCTGGCTTCTGAGGGTGGTACACGGGATGGTGAGGAAGGTACCATCGAGCTGTGGAGGGGTTTGGTTCTTCCCTTGGCACTGGTCTTGCATGACCCTTCTCGATGAGGTCTTCCATAAAACATTTGTACTTTTCATGCGTTGTGGAATCTCTCGCCAACCTGCGCTTAAGCAGATGAAGTCGATGTTCTGCCATGGGCCTGTTATCTTCCAGACGGGGTGGATCTGATTTCCACGGTAGGGCGATCTCGTAATGATTCTCCTACAGCTGTGCAGTTTCCTCCATTACACTGAGCGCCCTGAGGTCGTTTCTGGACATTGCTAAGTCGTTATCCGCTGAATCGTTAAATTCGAGGTTACAAAATCTCTCGAACTGCTGACTCAGCGCCGCGTCAGCTTTCACAAAGTTCGCGTATAACCCTTCTCTATCGCTTAATCTTCCTAACAGACCATTCACCGTCCACCCCAAGAGAGTCTTAGTAGCGTAAGGACCTCCATGCTCACCGACTCTTATCTCCCTTGGTTGCAGCACTTGCGGCACATTGCTTCCGATAAGCAGACCGATCTCCGCGTCAATGGCTGGCACCTCGACTCCATTTAAATGTGGCCAACGGTCGATATCTTCACGAGTGGCTATATCCTCCTTATTAACAGGGAGACTGGGCATGGAGTAGACCGAAGATATTTCTATCATGTTTTCTTCGTTCAGGTCGAATACTTGTAAGTCAACAAGAGAGCACCGTACGGACTCGTTTGTTCCTCTCAGCGTGGTTAGCGAAATCTTTGATTGCCTTCCCTCGAGGCCAAGTCTGTTCAGGAGTTGTTTGGTGCAAAACGATGCGTTGGAGCCGTTATCGAGGAAGGTAGATCTTTCGACCACTGCGGGATTCCCAGGTGACTTCACCTTGACCGGAAGAATTGCGAGACCTATCGCGGAGGAAATAGTGGACTTTGACGACATGTTGACAAAACTACTCACAGCGGTTTCTGAATGAGGTAAATCTGGTTGAGATAACGCCATATCACTTGAATCCGCGATTGTACCTGCGCTCTGGCTTTGGCTATTTGTCGTTGGCTTGGGATGTAGGAAGGTGGAATGCTTTGCTGTGCAGCCTTCTACTTTGCAGAAACTGTCCTTCGGACATCTACGGGCGAAATGACCGATGGTCAAGCAGTTATTGCACAAGCTCTTGTCTTTGACGATTCTTAGCCTGTCTTCTAGGGACTTCCCTCTAAACTCCCTGCAACGAGCTAACCAGTGATTGGATTTACAAAGAGGGCACTTTGGCTCGGTTGTGTTAGCGCCGTTAGCGTCTCTAGAGGCGCGGTCGACTTGAGTCCCATAGCTTGCTGCCCTGAATCCTCCGAAGCCATTCGAACGTTTGCCTGGGCCCTTAATCTGAGCATTTTTCTCTGGCTCACTAATTTTGCCGAAGATCGGGTGGCTAACTGCTCTTGCCTTGGCGTTGACAAACTTCGTGATGTCTTCTATGGTCGCTTCTCTATCTTGAACTTGCGTTATATTGTCGACGACATCATGCCATTTCAAACGCATGCTGTAAGGAAGCTTCCCGATGATCTTCTTAAGACTATCTGGGTTGTCGAGCTTACTCAGATACCCAAGTTCCTTGAAAGTGTTTGTGCAACTCGTTAACCGGGTCGAAAATTGTTGAAGTGCAGCGCCGTGCTCCGATTTAATAACGGGCCCATCGATCAGCTGTTGCACGTGGGCAGCAGGAATTCTATAATTTTGCCCATATCTCTCTTTCAGCAACCTTCTGGCTTCTGAGTAGCCTCTGTTTCCTCCCATCGACGAACAGCTTTGGATCAGATAATACAAACGTGAATTCGGGCTGGACGTTTTTCCTTCGATCAGGTGCTCGAAGGCTCTTATGAAGTCGCAGTAGTTCGCAGGATTTCCATCGAAGATTTGCAAGCACGGTTGCGGTAGAGTGAGAGCAACAAcgccttgttgttgttgttctacCAGTTGTTGGAGTGtgtgattttgtttgttttgtgcatCCAGCAACTTTGCGACGACCTCTTCATTGAAACTGCTCTGTTGGTTGGGTGACGGATCCGACCTAGCCAAGCGCCATTCGGTAACTTTGGGATTTAGCTTTAAGGAGTGGGGACTAGGTGGGTCATGTCCTTGAACGCTAATTGGCACTTCGAAGCTAGAGACTTGAGGGACTTGCTGAGGACCGACTTGCTCAGAGCTGGGATTCGCTGCGATAGCTGCTTCCCTAGGAGTTGAAAACTTAACTTGCGATTGAGTCGGCACGACGTTCTCTTCTCTTAAATTAAGTTCCAGCGCTTTCTCGGATTCTATTGACTCATAAACCTTCCTTTCGGCCTCGAATGCCGTGATCTCGGACTGGATTTCTAATTCCATCCGTTTCTGCCTAATTTGGAGCTCCTGTGCTTCCAGTTCATGCAATTTTTTAAGCGTCGCTGCTTTTGCTTCTAACCCGGCCTGTTTTGCAGCGACCTCAGCCCTAGAGCTAGCCCTACTGCAAGTGCTTCGACGGCTATTAAAACTACGGCGTGACCCTGCGTGAGTCACGGAATCTTCTGGGCGTACAGCAGAGGTGACCCCTTGAACTTGAGAGTGACTTATTTCTTGTTCGACCCTGGCGAGTAACGTCGCCACTTCTCCTTCTAGCGTCGCAATTTGGTCAACCACATCCATGTAATATTTGGATGAAGCTTCTTTATCTGTTTCTGAGGAAAATCGTTCATGACAAATTTCATGCGCATTTTGGAAGTCCTTGAACCTTTCTCTTATCTCTCGCATGACGGCTCTAACCATTTCCGAACTTCCGTCGGCTGTCAACAGCTCTCTTAGTTGATTGACCTTTcttgtaaaatttgatttggaATTACTTCATAATTGCTTCAATTCGTGGAGGTCTCGTTCGGCATTCATCCTAGACGTAATTGCGTGCGACTTGTATGTTTAGTTGTGATAGCTGAGTCACGAATGCACGCAATGCGGTGGAAGTGCTTGCCACGCTGTCAAGATTTCGCCAAATTCTTCGAATTCCTTTACAGCAAACTTCGAACGAAAATGTAACTTTAAGAAAAGCTACTGAAGAGACAATGGTGCGCCTGACAACTCGAACTCGACAGAATTGAAGTTGAAGGACGAGACAGAGGTCAAATTTCGAGATTCGATTTATGAGTCGGTTCGAACTGAAATACAACAATATGACAGAATACAACTAAGCCATTGAACCGGCGTAACAGAAAATGACGATACTGGCGTTTAAGGGCTAGAAACTGAGTTTAGGCGTGCAAATGCTGAACATcatatatataaacaaaacTTCGGTATGGAAAGGACAACTTAAAACATAATAACTTGATACCGATGCATGACCGTGCAAGAATCTTAGACCTACATGCAAAATATGCTGAAACTTAACGTCCTAAAAGGCAGTGCACCATCCATATAAGGAGTCAAGAAAAATTATGGGACTTATGTTTGGTCTGCGACGCACCAAGCAAATACAAAGCCAAAAACGGGTAACAGATTTCGAGACTTGACTTGTGACAGCGAACACTAACAACAACTGAACTCTGAGAGAATAGCTTACTTATATATCCACGCGACGAACCAAAAACTAGCTATGATTGATAAATGCGGGATTAGGATATAAAGAATTTCCGGGCAAATCAGTGTGATTGCGTGTAAATTATCTTATCTTGCAGCGGTAGCTAACACTTAATTAATTGCTAATTGATTTAGCGCTTGATCACGAAATACAAACACGTTTGAACCCTATAATATTAAGGCAACATATGGTTTCTTCCTCTTTGCAATGATTGACGAGGTGTCCAGTTCATACAAATTGCATATGTCTTGCAGCTTTCACATGGAAAACTTTGTAAGCCTTGAGCATGAGGTCAGTTTGCAGACGTTGTGTGACTCAAACATTATGGGATGAGCTAGCCCAATTTCTTTGATAATATTTCTTGTAAGATCTTCAATTCATTCTCACGTTCGTGTAGCTTTGCCTCCTCTTCATCCTCTTCTTCTGAATTGCCTACTCTTACCGCTCTTCTATTTGAAAACTTGTGATTTGGTTGCATCAAACATAAGAAAACCGTCAACGTTCCTTCCTTTTCTCATAGATTGAGACACATTATTACCATCGACTTTTTGGCCACTCTGCTCTCTCAGATCGAAACACTTGAGGTACTGCTTCAGACTTTATTTAAACCTTTTCCTTTGTACAACTGATGATTTGATCCCCAGGCCTTTAGACGGGGAATCGATGACATTCTAAGATACGAGAGGTACCGGGTTCGCCACGAGGCTGGCTTTCTAGACCAACCTTGCCTTGGACAACATTACCTTGGACAAGTCTGGTGGCATCTGACTGCATTGCTTTGTCAAGAAGTGT contains:
- the LOC141895040 gene encoding uncharacterized protein LOC141895040, which produces MAEHRLHLLKRRLARDSTTHEKYKCFMEDLIEKGHARPVPREEPNPSTARWYLPHHPVYHPQKPGKLRVVFDCAAKWRGTSLNDQLLQGLDLTQSLVGVLSRFWQERVALMSDVEAMFHQVRVRTRDRSYLRFLWWPDGNFNSSPEEFQMTMHLFGATSSPSCANFALKKTAKDNATEGNSQAVETVLKNFYVDDCLKSVATTEEAVKLAGDLSDLLAKGGFRLTKWLSNDKEVLKSIPETKRATSVKILDFGDVLTEQALGVQWNVNHDKFTFKIAAKDKPPTRRGILSIVSSVYDPLGFVSPYVLQAKIILQELCRKKLKWDDHILDSDLVKWKEWLRDFEWNVASSPQSFRRLSPANFTISQTLQNWVIYIRLVNELGDVRCSLVMAKSRSAPLKAITIPRLELSAAVLAVRLDRMIRQEITPPIKSSTFWTDSTCVLRYIRNKEKRFQTFVANRVTRILEQSQEAQWRYVDTTSNPAVEASRGMSVDSLINDLRWTRGPRFLRSPPESWPSQPIDLGPIPENDPEVKTESKVCLAGVAEQENPLSKIFQRYSSWRQLKKTIAWILRYKANLLQFVSGRRKGASLPPSSVPIKPLSIKELDDAEAAIVTCVQEQCFREDLKFLKHASKVEGRMAVIPRSSNIYKLDPMLIDGVIRVGGRLHKAPINSNAKHPVILPRKHHVVNLFIRHYHSLSGHSGTEYTLSLMREKFWPINARAAVKQVTRLCFYCKKGRASPSQQKMASLPLDHVTPSRPPFTYVGVDCFGPFQVKHGRSSVKRYGVLFTCLTVRAVHIEVANSLDTDSFLNAMRRFIARRGPPEEMRSDNGGNMSDLPY
- the LOC141895039 gene encoding uncharacterized protein LOC141895039, producing the protein MFFSEPLESPKLIGGDISCTNTFKELGYLSKLDNPDSLKKIIGKLPYSMRLKWHDVVDNITQVQDREATIEDITKFVNAKARAVSHPIFGKISEPEKNAQIKGPGKRSNGFGGFRAASYGTQVDRASRDANGANTTEPKCPLCKSNHWLARCREFRGKSLEDRLRIVKDKSLCNNCLTIGHFARRCPKDSFCKVEGCRAKHSTFLHPKPTTNSQSQSAGTIADSSDMALSQPDLPHSETAVSSFVNMSSKSTISSAIGLAILPVKVKSPGNPAVVERSTFLDNGSNASFCTKQLLNRLGLEGRQSKISLTTLRGTNESVRCSLVDLQVFDLNEENMIEISSVYSMPSLPVNKEDIATREDIDRWPHLNGVEVPAIDAEIGLLIGSNVPQVLQPREIRVGEHGGPYATKTLLGWTVNGLLGRLSDREGLYANFVKADAALSQQFERFCNLEFNDSADNDLAMSRNDLRALSVMEETAQL
- the LOC141895038 gene encoding uncharacterized protein LOC141895038: MAEHRLHLLKRRLARDSTTHEKYKCFMEDLIEKGHARPVPREEPNPSTARWYLPHHPVYHPQKPGKLRVVFDCAAKWRGTSLNDQLLQGLDLTQSLVGVLSRFWQERVALMSDVEAMFHQVRVRTRDRSYLRFLWWPDGNFNSSPEEFQMTMHLFGATSSPSCANFALKKTAKDNATEGNSQAVETVLKNFYVDDCLKSVATTEEAVKLAGDLSDLLAKGGFRLTKWLSNDKEVLKSIPETKRATSVKILDFGDVLTEQALGVQWNVNHDKFTFKIAAKDKPPTRRGILSIVSSVYDPLGFVSPYVLQAKIILQELCRKKLKWDDHILDSDLVKWKEWLRDFEWNVASSPQSFRRLSPANFTISQTLQNWVIYIRLVNELGDVRCSLVMAKSRSAPLKAITIPRLELSAAVLAVRLDRMIRQEITPPIKSSTFWTDSTCVLRYIRNKEKRFQTFVANRVTRILEQSQEAQWRYVDTTSNPAVEASRGMSVDSLINDLRWTRGPRFLRSPPESWPSQPIDLGPIPENDPEVKTESKVCLAGVAEQENPLSKIFQRYSSWRQLKKTIAWILRYKANLLQFVSGRRKGASLPPSSVPIKPLSIKELDDAEAAIVTCVQEQCFREDLKFLKHASKVEGRMAVIPRSSNIYKLDPMLIDGVIRVGGRLHKAPINSNAKHPVILPRKHHVVNLFIRHYHSLSGHSGTEYTLSLMREKFWPINARAAVKQVTRLCFYCKKGRASPSQQKMASLPLDHVTPSRPPFTYVGVDCFGPFQVKHGRSSVKRYGVLFTCLTVRAVHIEVANSLDTDSFLNAMRRFIARRGPPEEMRSDNGGNMSDLPY